GCGCTTGCTGTCGGATGAAATACCGCTGGACAAGTGCATTTGGGCACCGGGCGGGGGAATTACACAGATTCGCATACATAACTTGTTCCGCGTGCTGCTGTACCACATACTGCCCGCCATCCTTATCGATGGAGTTTTTCGCCTGATGGGACAGAAGCCATTGTAAGTGGCCTCCTACTTTAGTGGCGCATCAATCCACTCACGTAATGAAGcacgattgttttcttttctttcccacGCTTTGCtattctattgttttgttgtttcgcgcTTGTTAAAACATTCAGCCTGGCAAAATTGCAGCGCAAAATTTATACCGCTAACGTGGCACTGGAGTACTTCATTCTGAACAACTGGGACTTTAAGAACGGCAACTTTATACGCTTGGCATCAGAAATCAAGCCCGAAGACAAGTAAGTGCACTGAGTTGTTCGACATGCGCGACACCGGCTGTCTTTTCCAAATGGTGCATTTTGTTCACCATGCTTTACTTTCTACTATCTAGTAAGGACTTCTACTATCGCGATTTCATCGAGTTCGATGTCACGCTGTACTTCCGGAATTGCATACTGGGAGCCCGGCGGTACCTACTGAAGGAGAAGGACGAAAACATCCCGAAGGCGCTCGTGCACTTGCGACGAATGAAGTTGCTAGATAAGGTGTGCAAAACGATCATCATAGTGACGTTCTTCTACATCATATTAATCCAGTTCGACCTGCTCGGTATGATATTGCATCTGACCGGTTACACGTCATCGTACACAGCCGAGCTAGGATGCAAATGATTTAAGTCAGTTTAAAGGTAACACGTTGTTTACGGGACGACCAAAAATGTAGACATATTTTGCGTTGCTGTGTGTCTTATTTGTACAATTGGAAGGAATATTAAATGTGTGAAGGAATACAAAATAGTTTGCTGGTTCATTATGTATGCAATGTATCAAATTTATTAAGGCATCTCATGGTAGTGTTAAGGTTGCACCCGTTTGATTGGATTTCCGAGGGTTCTCTAGTATGCTCCAAAAGCTACGCTAAATACGGTAACCCTGATAATCACAAATCACTCAATGATAAGTATAGTAAATATTCAGATTCTTCGCGGTGCACAAGTAGGAATGTGAGTCTTCGATTGGAgagaaaacgtaaaaaaaggagaaaaggAATTCGATCGAACGATGCGAACGAGCCATTCCAGCATCGGAACCGATGGAATATTGTCTAATACAACGACGAAAAGCACTTCTATGCACCACTACGCATAtaacggcaacaacggtacTCACCGCACCGACCCTGCACTGCATCACTGGCTACCGCGCTACAGATCGGTTACCGGTCCGGTAAGTAACGAAACGTAAGTGGTGTTGTCCCTCGGTAAAGCTGGACTCTGACCGCTAGTCGGACCAGTAGACGGAGGAAGCATGACGAATGTCATCGTGTCTTGGTTGGTAGCAGCCAAACTATTACTCGGCATTGACGAGTTGTAATTGTTCGCCACCTGGCTAAGACCAATCCGGTCTATTTCACATTGGGGCGTGCTAACGAGGTGCATCAGTGTTGCCGTATGTTCCTCGTACTTTGGCTGAACGTGGATTGGTGTTTGCAATTGGTGGTGGCGCAAGGGAATTTTGCCACCATCACTCGGATCCTGACTCGGGTCGGTTGGCATATCTTCGCGTACCGTCACCACACTGCTACGCAATGGAAGTGGATTTTGGTAGATGGTACTCCCGTTATTTACCATCTCGTAACTCATTGGTGGTCTGAATTCGTGCGCGGTATTACAAAAGGCATGATGGCCGGGGGCCGGACTCAACGATGATACCTTGTGGTGAAACTGTGGTGGCAAGTGATCTTCCCGCCTGATGCTATTAAcgttgccgccaccaccactaaTACTACCACCGATGACTGGGTGACCGTCGTCGATCGGATTCTCCGGCTCGGTGGGCAAATCATCGCGCACCGTCAACCCAACGCTACGCAATGGAAGTGGATTAAGATGGGCGCTACCTCCGTTGTGTACTATCTCGTATACCATTGGTCGGCTGAGTTCGTGCACGGCATGACGGCCCGGTGCCGGACTCAAGGATGTTAGCTGCTGAATTGCGATGGTATCTGCTGATCTGCGGAATTGTGGTTGGAAGTGATCTTCCCGTCGGACGCTGTTACCGTtccctccaccgccaccgttgactggttgatttttttgtcCGAAGTTGGTACTAGTACAGTTAGTGATACTGTTGAGTGTGGCCGCAGCATGGGCCAATAGTTGGTTTTGGAGGTAGGTCGTTTGGTAGTTTAGGCCCGTCACTTCGGAACGTGCGTTGTCCAAGCCTGTCTTAAGGATCTCCACGTCGGCGCACAATGATTGAAAGCCTCGCTTCAGGTCCTCCACGTCACGAGCGAGACGCTTTAGAGTTTCGTTTTGTGTCCATGAACGTTCCTCCATTATGGTTCGCATCTGAGCCATTAGCGCCTCTTCGCGGACGCGCGAATTTTCCCGAATTTCGCGTACCATATCCGATACGACGCCTGGGCTGTACGAGCGGTGGAATGTACTCTGTGCCGTGTGCACCGAAGGTGAGGGGCTGTTTGCTCCCAGACTGTGGAAGCGCGGGGCCGTAGGTAGACTGTTACTGCTGCTGACAGCACTCCGTGGGCGGCTTAGTGATTCATTATCGCCTGCGgggaagaaagcaaaaccaatGTAAACACACTAACCACTAGCAACCGACGCTGACCACCGAAACATACGCATTTTCTCGCTAATGGTGCGATTGATCGATTCCGTCGAGTCTTTGATGGCCTTAATGATCGCTGACAGTGTGGAACAATTCATCGAACTATCATCCCCAACGAGATAAGGTCCATCGGTTGCGCCGTAACTGTTGCGTGCATAAGTGCCGGCAGCGGACACTGCGCCCGCTGCTAGcatatttttgtgttctgcATAGCTGCTTGCTTTGTTGGTGTTCGCGTCCCGGGATTCGTGCAGAGTTAGCTGCACCAAATCTTCGATGGTGAAATGCAGCGATGGATTCTCGATCGAATCTTGCACGGACCTGCCGCTGCTAGCTGTCCTATGGGATTCGCTGTCAGACGAGTGAATGGATATGGACTTTTCTTAGATGTGACATTTTTTTTAGATATGCAACTATCGCGATTGACTTACCGTTTACCTGTCGAGTGGGTGTTTGCATAGACAGTGTCTGTCTGGCGTTCTTCGTTTTTTCTGCCATCAGCTCTTGCAGAACGGTGCCTTGTCCACGAGTTTCCCGTGCGAATTGCAGTATATTGGCGAGTTCGTCTTGGAAGGCTGTAATTTTCGAATGCCGGATCACCCGAATCATACTGAGTAGTTATATCGGTTTTTTTCGTTAGGTCCTGCGAGAATGGTGGCATTGGCATGGCATCAACATTCATATACATGCGTGACGTTGCCGCAGAGCATTCACTGATCTCTTTCGTTGATTCAACTGACTCCTCGATTGGCCCAACTATTTCTTCTGAACGCGTGATGGCATCTGCACCTGCAGGAAGAGAACTCAGTGAACACCTTGTAAACTGGATTCCTAAAATTGCTTGAAGCAAATCAATGGATGGCGTCTTTTGTTTTCGGTAACTAACGAAACGAATCGCGTACACGCATATACTTATTGTAAGGACAAGTACGTAAACGGCCTGCGTTTAGCGATTTTCAACCACGATATTTAAAGCGCGTTAACgcaaaaggaaaattaatatttaccATTACTAATGCTACCATCCGGTGATATATCCGTTTCAGAAGATGTAACGTTATTCATATTATTCctaaaacataaaatagtaTTAGTAACGCACTCGGTATCAGTAGTTAACATGGTTGAATCATTCAAAGAAGTGCTACATTaatagaaacaataaaaatatgcgAATATGGAGAACCTAAAACATTAGGTTGGGAAAATAAGAAGGCTAAAAGCAGCTCGAAGCAGAAGCTTTGTTATTCGAACGTTTCCCTAAGTGTAGCCGAAACATCGTTTAGTGAGGCATGGGCTCAAAGCTCGCAGAAAACAATGTAACACGACAAGGCACGCAAGCAATTGACTATTCTCTTTGGCTGGTTgtgtaaacataattttccctTCAACTTCGTCGTACAGCGATTAAGCGAAAGCTACGATCGCAATGGTTTTCATTCCAATGTTTGCTATTTCGAGACCGTCGAGGGGTTGTCGAGGCGTTCCGGACTGAATGCTAACTTTCTTCTATACTTCCATTGTTCGCGCGATGCTTTTGAAGGTTAGAAAAATTGACTCATTTGTGGCGAGGCAGCCATATTCTCTAAGattttaaacacaaaaaggTTATAGGTTTTGGTCATGGGTGCTAAATAGTAACCCCAACCATTCAAAGCAAAGCACCGGAAGTACACGTCGAGTCCGGTTACACGATACATAAAAGGTGCATTATGAACAGTAACATTGTTGCCATTCTGTTACCCTAGCAACACAATAAGATGACGCCATGTTGATTTGAAGCATTAAATTGGAATGCCGCTATAGTGAAACTTGCTTTCCCCTTCACAGGTTCTCGAATTTTCGGGCCATGGTTGGTTGTGGCCATTGGCAGGGCGTAGAACTGCACAGTAAATTCATTTGAGAACACAATGAAAACCAGCGAATTGATTTTCGATTAAACGATTTGACCAGACTGCATTTACACCAGTTCTATTTTGTGTTCATGTAACGAAATCTAAGCCCTGTGGTGGGACTGCCTAGCCGGAATCAAATTAGGTGAACTATTATAGACTTACCGAACGTAGAATACGCAAGTAAAAATTACGTTTTACTGAGCAAGCTATAGCTTACAGCACCACACAACCACTTACGGCGAAAGTTGACCTACAATTGGCAAGGAGTGGGTGTAtatgtttaaaacaaaactgacgTTTCATGCCATTCGCCAACAGATCGTAAGAAAAAGTGAGAGGCAGATTTTGCTGTCTTCTCTTACTCACACACTGGGCTGTAGATGTAGCGTAACCTCGTAACCTGCTTCACGGAGCAAAGATGAATATTGaatataaaattaaatgaatatTTTTGATGCAGGGACAAATTCCGTTATTTTTTTCACAACCAAATACTTCTGAAATTCTActtcaaatttaaattccattccattccaatttGTCCCATGTTGCAAAGCGATATGCCGCTCCCGACCTGCTTTCTACAGCGATGACACTCGCACTAGGTGTTTTTGTGGACTCGCTCCATATGACGTTCATATGATTGCTTGTTGTTAACTGCTTTGCCACAAACTTGGCGCGCAGTCTTCGGTTTGCCGAATCATGCGTGAGATGAGCGTTGAGGTTACGAGAATATTCAGAACTTTTACCGCACAGATCACACTTAAATTCATTGCTACAGTGTTTCTGTCTCACTGTAAGACTCTTTGTATAGCGTGTAGAGATGCGTGTGGATTTAAGGCATTAACCAAGGACGAATAATTACACTTAAATTATTACAAGGACTTATTACATAGACTAGAAAAACCACTACCTCTTTGGCTTAAATGAGGAGAGGTAATCTGACGCTACCGATGCTGGAAGTTTTTCGACAAGCACAAAACATTTCCGAACGATTGGCATATTCTCGATGACTGGTACACGTTGAACGAGCGGCAAGGGTTCGCTAGTGCTGTCGCTAGTATCGCTAACAGCCAGTGGATCAGAGGGTTCTACCTCCATAATGTCATCGTCGCTAATATCGCTAACGGCTAGATGTTCCATTGAATCAGAGCGTTCTAGCTGCACCATGTCGTCGTCACTAGTATCGCTAACGACTAGATGTTCCATTGAATCAGAGCGTTCTAGCTGCACCATGTCGTCATCACTAGTATCGCTAACGGCTAGATGTTCCAGTGAATCAGACCGTTCTAGCATCACCATGTCATCGTTAACCGGCCTCTTGGGTGTCTCTGGCGGACTCTTCATCGTTTTCAGATTGGTGTAAATACTTTTGGTGGTCAGATTGGTGTAAATAACAGGAAACtgatttggtttcaacaggaaaCTAGTCTGCAGTCGTTGAAATCTAAGATTCAAGTAAGCCAGCTAAGGGATACACCAACCTGACAGAAATCCTGTTGCAACAGGACAGAGTGAGACACACATTTTATTGTCCTCTGACATTTACGCACTCGGCTGTAGCTGTAGCGTAACCTTGTCGACATTTGTGTTTCGTCCCGTTTAGGAGAAGTAAAAAACCATGTGGATGCTAATAAATTGAGGATGTTATTTTACAGAGTTTCTGTTTCACGTCTCTAGTGTTTCTGTGCGACTGCACATGACCTACGGGCGAATGATAGGGGACCCAGCGATGCAGCCAACCGGCGATCAATGCTCGATCAGCGGCTGCCACCGTGCCAAACAGGATTGTACCACGGTCTATGCCTACTTCGTAAGTAAGTATGTAAGTGAGTAAGTAAATAAGTAGGTCACTTTTGGGACACTGGTTGCcaaacgggggggggggcgaacGGCAACAGAAAACTCGTTCGTCCTGTCGTATggggggaaaacattgagacaaCTCGTGTATTTGAAAACTAATCGAAcactactcaattgaggtttttttgtatcacaagcatgcaaattaattttaactaaattattacttgtaatacAAACagaaattcatcataaaactattttaattctcgcatcaaaactcaatgtatcttgaacttgcaaatataaacacaaataaactgTCAAACACAAAAATTTCACCCCAACCACCCAACCACgaactatacgaaccttggcCAAATATCCTGTGCGTCACAACAGTAGAgttgtgatttttttcatcttttacGTCGGCGTAGTGCTCCATAGAAACTCATATAGTCTATCTCCACATCCAATGCTGCATTTGTCCTCGGCCGTCGTCGAACCGGGGGACTCAAACAAGACGTGCTCCGGCGACTACACAGTACGCCTCACAGCTCGCACATTGCGGCGACGGAGCTCTCGCTACTCGGTGGAGCTGCTCCCGGAAGTACCCATGCCCCCAGTCAGGAACTGAGTTACGGAGGGGTTGATAACGCcatgcttccggtgcagccagcATTCGACCGCCATCATAAAGTGCTTTGAAGGCTGTTTTGAAGAGCTTTGaggattgaaaaaaaacgcttGTACAAGTGTATCATATCTGATGGGGATTTCTTTAACCAATGGGGACAAAGTAGatatttttaacacaaaatttaagcaatataaaaaaaaacacaaagacCCCGATAGTTTTTGAACGGCCCTGGTACAGTAGGCTGCGCGGACGCTATTTTGATTAGTGATGACAATACCATAATGTGGATTAGTCGAATCGTTTCAGCTTTGATCCGCTCGGTGATGTAATAGCACTGTCTTACGTAGCAACATTATGgatatgatgatgatattgTGGTACACTTTGAAATGTTTATGACCGTACGGTGCATGTAGAACGCCGTTGTGATTGctgtgtttctgtttctttggTTAATTCCTATCGTCAGCGTATCATTGTGCCGGCGTTGCCGGATTACTATTTGATGGTTGCCAATAAATTCGAGGACTGTGGTGAGTTGTGGGCGcgcaaaataattaaatttacgtTACGTACTTTGTACCATGAAGACGATGACGAGAAAACTTTAAAGATGAAAACACAAATCACCATTATATGGAGGGCGGCGCGGAAAACGGCGCACGTGATgggtcgggttcgggtccggAACCAAGAAGGGTCCGATCCGGGAAACCTAGCCCTAAACCTGCATTTGTCTGCCACCAAGCTGCGGCGTTCGGTGCGGTTTGTTAAATGGCTCAGCCCAAAAACCCGCGAGGTAGACTGGGGTTACATAATCAATATTGACATAATTTCactaatttaattaaacctgCCGATTGCCTGCCTGAAACCCTGAAGACTCGCTCGCTAGCCAGTGGCCAGTTTCGACTCGACTCGCTCGAGCCGCCAGTAGTAGTCGCGTCGCCGGATCGTTCCGTCGTACACTGGTGTTCCGGTAATCCGACGCTCGAGAGCGCAGTACCACACAAGAACACCTGCACGGAGTGTGTTTCGGGTTGTGTGCCCGACTGTGGCCAAGTAACATCCCGTTAACATTAATCAACATTGAAGTCACGTGGTGCGGtttggaaggaaggaagaaaccGAGTCCAACCGCTGATCCGACAGAAGGGGATCGCCCAGGGCAATCGGAGATGCGCCCAGTGCGGTAGTGCATCATACGGTCAAACCAgccatcgccagccagctcgtGTGGAACTAGCGAACTATCAACCGTTCGTTCCGGATCTCGCGATGTAACTGCATCCTGGTGTCCCAGtgtggccagtgtgtgtggccaGGCTCCCCCTTATCGACCGGGATATCCAGGACATCCAGCAACGGTTCCTGCCAGTTTTAGTGCCAGCAGCTTGAAGAGCAAGGGCAACGAGTACGACCGCGAATATGCGAAAAGCGACGGAATCGCGCGAAAATCTGGTAAACTCGTCCGCATCGCTGGAGGATGGCGTTGCGGAACCGGGCGGGGAGCAGCCCGGTGCGGCCCGGTCTTTGAAGAGTGCCACGTCCGAGTTCGATCTGGATATCCAGGACATAGTGCTGACCAAAACCGAGAAACGGTTTTTACTTAGCGCCGAGCGCGGCGATTGTGCAACGGTGCGAAGGTAAGCGGTAAGCCCGGGGGCGTTCCGGGGCGTTCCTCCAAACCTCCAACCTCAAACGTTGGTTGCGACCGATTCACCCAGCAACCAGCACTCACCAATCAACCGGTCACGGACGTCGCACCGTTTGCGAATcgttttgtcgtcgtcgtgccgatGTTGTATTCAATTAGGCTTCTGCAAGGACGAGTGCAGGAACCGGTACAGGAGCGAATCCGTACAAGTTCGACGCGTTCTActagccttttttttttttttttttttgttggtgttggcgCGCACTTGCACACTTGTGAGGGGCACACCAGTTATGTGACTGTTGCCTCGCCCGTGCACGCCCGTAGCGCCGCCCGTAGCATTAACGTCAGCTAAGGACGAACGATCGACCGGCGAAGGCTTAGTATAACCGCATTCCGCCGAGGGCACTGCTGGCCGGACAGCAAAACCTTGAACAATGTTCCCACAGCCCAGCTCACCCCACCCCACGCTCACATCGATTgcacatttttgtttgtttgtttgttttttattgccGCCATTGCCATCAGAATCATCCAGGAAAACAAGGACCACCCGGAGGAGTTCGACATCAACTGTGTGGACCCGCTGAACCGTTCCGCCCTGATCGCTGCCATCGAAAACGAGAACATCGAGCTCATCAATCTGTTGCTGCGGGAAGGCATCAAAGTCAAGGTACGGTCAAAGGGATGGCGTTGGGGTACGTGtgcagggggggggggggggggggggggggaccggGGTGGGGGGTCGGCATAGCTGGTCGGTCTGGactgggtgggtgggtggctggagCTTAATCCCTTGCACTGCTACGGATTGTCGTTCGGCGAATTAAGCGAAAGCCACACAAGCCTGGCCGGGGGTTGGCTTGTGGATGTACAAACCGGagtcgcggcggcggtgtgcggGGTTGAAACTAGAGCACGGCTATGGCTCTATTGCACCGGCCACGTACCGCGACGGCCATTTGCGCACGGTGAGATTCACTTGATTCGCGATGATCAAAATCCAATCAAAACctgataaaaaacaaaaccgggaatattgttccgttttccgaccTGAACACAGGTACTGGGACCTGGGACCTGGGACAGTTTCAGGGCCTTGCCGTGGACTCCAGCTCCAGAGGGCGGGAGAGTTGGGGAGTTGGGGAATTGGGTGCTGGTTTGCTGTTACCTACCGGAACCGGCGTGTGCTACCTGTGTGTGGCTGCCGGGGCATTAATATCCGTTTCCGTCCGCTTTATGCCGTGCCACTGAAACTAGGATGCGCTGCTGCACGCCATCAAGGAGGAGTACGTCGAGGCGGTCGAAACGCTGCTACTGTGGGAGGAGGAGAACCATATCCCGGGTGATCCCTATGTAAGGTTTTGCCAGATGTAGACCCGCGCCGAGGCATGCCGAACAGGCGATGGCCTCCGATTAGCGACGACGACCCCGCTTACTCCTTCTCCTTccccctgtctctctctctcggcagAGTTGGGAGGCCGTGgatcggtcgtcgtcgtccttcacCGCCGACATTACGCCCCTGATACTGGCGGCCCACAAGAATAACTATGAAATCCTGAAAATCCTGCTCGACCGCGGCGCAACGCTACCGATGCCCCACGACGTGCGGTAAGTGGcttgggtgggtgggtgctgTCGAACGAACGGTTTAtctgctcacacacacacacagctccgTTGATTATGCCGACGCATGCGGCACTGCCCTGCCCGGGTTTGACCGTTTTACCCCCCGCtctttccgaccgaccgacggcttTTGCAGGTGCGGCTGTGACGAGTGTGTTACCTCGAGCGACCAGGACTCCCTGCGCCACTCGCAGTCACGCATCAACGCGTACAAGGCGCTCTCGTCGAGCTCGCTGATCGCGCTCAGCTCGAAGGACCCCATCTCGACCGCCTTCCACCTGTCCTGGGAGCTCCGCCGGCTGAGCCGCATGGAGACCGAGTTCCGAGCGGAGTACACGGTACGTGTTCCGAGTTCATCCCACGAGGTTTTTGGTAATCGgatgtttcttcttctgttctgttttttttgtccactCCTGctgccgtgtcgtgccgtgcgtCACAGCAAATGCGGGCCACGGTGCAGGAGTTTGCGACCGCTTTGCTCGATCACGCCCGCACCTCGAACGAGCTCGAGATCATGCTCAACTACAGCCCCGGGGCAGTCGACAACTGGGAGCCGGGCGAACGGCAGACGCTCGAACGGCTGAAGCTGGCCCTCAACCACAAGCAGAAACTGGTAGGCCTCGGCCAGAGCATCGGCacatccggctccggcatcCGGCCGATTAACGATTTTCCGCACGGTTCCAATTGCAGTTCGTGGCGCACCCGAAcgtccagcagctgctggcggcgaTCTGGTACGAGGGGCTGCCGGGCTTCCGGCGCAAGAGCATCGTCGGCCAGATCATGCAGGTGGCGAAACTGGGCACCATGTTCCCGGTGTACAGTATGATCTACATGATCGCCCCGAACTCCACCATGGGGCTGTTCATGAAGAAACCGTTCGTCAAGTTCATCGTCCACTCGGCCAGCTACGCCTTCTTTCTCAGTACGTATATACGTCGCTCTTTGGCCTACTCCTTTGGTCTACTAACCCACCCCCACCCTCTGCAGTGCTGCTGGGGGGCGCGTCGCAGCGCGTGGAGTACCTGGCGATCGAATGGTTCGGACCGGACTGGGCGCAGGACATTCTGGCGGAGTGGAAGCGCAAGGAGCGCGGCTCGCTGCCCGGGATGTTCGAGTGTTTGGTGATACTCTACATCATAAGTACGGCACCCGCCCAGCCCGTTACTCCCCCTCATACCCACTGTTCGTTTCTTgacttttatttcatttctccCAAACCCCGGTAGGTTTGATTTGGCACGAGATGAAGTCACTCTGGAACGATGGGCTAGTGGAGTACGTGTCCGACCTGTGGAACATTGTGGACTTCATCTCGAACACGTTCTACATCGTGTGGATGAGCCTGCGGTTCACCTCCTGGTACACGGTGTGGGTAGGTAGCCGCGACTCTGATGGAGCGTTGgctctggcggcggcggcttgctAATGGcctgttgttgtgtttcgtttcgtcagCGTGACGCCCGAGCGGGCCTCAATCCGTGGTACCCGCGGGAGCAGTGGGACCCGTTCGATCCGATGCTCCTGTCGGAGGGTTCGTTCGCGGCCGGCATGATCTTCTCCTTCCTCAAGCTGGTGCACATCTTCTCGATCAACCCGCACCTCGGGCCACTGCAGGTGTCGCTCGGGCGCATGATCATCGACATCATCAAGTTCTTCTTCATCTACACGCTCGTGCTGTTCGCGTTCGGGTGCGGCCTCAACCAGCTGCTCTGGTACTACGCGGTGCTGGAGAAGAACAAGTGCTACCACCTGCCGAGCGGGCTGCCGGACTTTGACAACAACGAGAAGGCGTGCGGCATCTGGCGGCGGTTCGCGAACCTGTTCGAAACGTCACAGTCCCTGTTCTGGGCCTCGTTCGGCCTGGTCGACCTGATGGCGTTCGAGCTGAGTGGCATCAAGAGCTTCACGCGCTTCTGGGCGCTGCTCATGTTCGGGTCGTACAGTGTGATCAACATTATCGTGCTGCTCAACATGCTGATTGCGATGATGAGCAACTCGTACCAGATCATCTCGGTAAGGTCCACACGGACGGAttgtctcgctctcgctctcgggctTACCACTCAGAGCACACCACTGTACTCCGCACAGGAACGGTCCGACTCGGAGTGGAAGTTTGCCCGGTCGCGGCTCTGGATGAGCTACTTCGAGGACGGTGACACGCTGCCGCCCCCGTTCAATCTGTTTCCATCGATCAAAAACTTCACCAAACTATGCAAATGCTCCGACGACAAGCGCTCCACGACGAGCATAATC
This window of the Anopheles cruzii chromosome X, idAnoCruzAS_RS32_06, whole genome shotgun sequence genome carries:
- the LOC128268518 gene encoding transient receptor potential protein isoform X2, with the translated sequence MRKATESRENLVNSSASLEDGVAEPGGEQPGAARSLKSATSEFDLDIQDIVLTKTEKRFLLSAERGDCATVRRIIQENKDHPEEFDINCVDPLNRSALIAAIENENIELINLLLREGIKVKDALLHAIKEEYVEAVETLLLWEEENHIPGDPYSWEAVDRSSSSFTADITPLILAAHKNNYEILKILLDRGATLPMPHDVRCGCDECVTSSDQDSLRHSQSRINAYKALSSSSLIALSSKDPISTAFHLSWELRRLSRMETEFRAEYTQMRATVQEFATALLDHARTSNELEIMLNYSPGAVDNWEPGERQTLERLKLALNHKQKLFVAHPNVQQLLAAIWYEGLPGFRRKSIVGQIMQVAKLGTMFPVYSMIYMIAPNSTMGLFMKKPFVKFIVHSASYAFFLMLLGGASQRVEYLAIEWFGPDWAQDILAEWKRKERGSLPGMFECLVILYIISLIWHEMKSLWNDGLVEYVSDLWNIVDFISNTFYIVWMSLRFTSWYTVWRDARAGLNPWYPREQWDPFDPMLLSEGSFAAGMIFSFLKLVHIFSINPHLGPLQVSLGRMIIDIIKFFFIYTLVLFAFGCGLNQLLWYYAVLEKNKCYHLPSGLPDFDNNEKACGIWRRFANLFETSQSLFWASFGLVDLMAFELSGIKSFTRFWALLMFGSYSVINIIVLLNMLIAMMSNSYQIISERSDSEWKFARSRLWMSYFEDGDTLPPPFNLFPSIKNFTKLCKCSDDKRSTTSIIKRNREKAQRRHENVMKLLVRRYVTAEQRKRDDFGITEDDVMEIRQDISTLRYELIDILHQNGMRTPNLKPNDNAIAGKKGRVMERRILKDFQIGFVEGILQDTFSAPGEKPADVFSTIAKAIGNKASTKKKKPEDWNALVRRSTVARDPIGNSTEAIMRRSRQSLRKQILDNSEMGLDMDTDHLVAYNPKLSEVTPVTRVAYVKFMTTKLKKDVADVAAATADEAAEVAAAAATAAAFENERRQSWKRSSLKKLVDMKDKINNLSQEPGDEEARSGAPASPEEATAATATSTGEELETVDEVRTSSSESAPTAVSAVDRPKVRVRSPIIEDPNEEREDTPSSFSPPPLPPPLGGDPIPERPVSPIPPNSPPLPRHAAAGPENGGDDPEPEPEPEPEPEVPAVPEVRVTATTTAGAEVALSPTGSTRSVKPPSPRSPSPAKEANRVKSPERATLSPDAGEPTPAPSPTNRGKSKSTGRNLGGWL
- the LOC128268518 gene encoding transient receptor potential protein isoform X1; its protein translation is MRKATESRENLVNSSASLEDGVAEPGGEQPGAARSLKSATSEFDLDIQDIVLTKTEKRFLLSAERGDCATVRRIIQENKDHPEEFDINCVDPLNRSALIAAIENENIELINLLLREGIKVKDALLHAIKEEYVEAVETLLLWEEENHIPGDPYSWEAVDRSSSSFTADITPLILAAHKNNYEILKILLDRGATLPMPHDVRCGCDECVTSSDQDSLRHSQSRINAYKALSSSSLIALSSKDPISTAFHLSWELRRLSRMETEFRAEYTQMRATVQEFATALLDHARTSNELEIMLNYSPGAVDNWEPGERQTLERLKLALNHKQKLFVAHPNVQQLLAAIWYEGLPGFRRKSIVGQIMQVAKLGTMFPVYSMIYMIAPNSTMGLFMKKPFVKFIVHSASYAFFLMLLGGASQRVEYLAIEWFGPDWAQDILAEWKRKERGSLPGMFECLVILYIISLIWHEMKSLWNDGLVEYVSDLWNIVDFISNTFYIVWMSLRFTSWYTVWRDARAGLNPWYPREQWDPFDPMLLSEGSFAAGMIFSFLKLVHIFSINPHLGPLQVSLGRMIIDIIKFFFIYTLVLFAFGCGLNQLLWYYAVLEKNKCYHLPSGLPDFDNNEKACGIWRRFANLFETSQSLFWASFGLVDLMAFELSGIKSFTRFWALLMFGSYSVINIIVLLNMLIAMMSNSYQIISERSDSEWKFARSRLWMSYFEDGDTLPPPFNLFPSIKNFTKLCKCSDDKRSTTSIIKRNREKAQRRHENVMKLLVRRYVTAEQRKRDDFGITEDDVMEIRQDISTLRYELIDILHQNGMRTPNLKPNDNAIAGKKGRVMERRILKDFQIGFVEGILQDTFSAPGEKPADVFSTIAKAIGNKASTKKKKPEDWNALVRRSTVARDPIGNSTEAIMRRSRQSLRKQILDNSEMGLDMDTDHLVAYNPKLSEVTPVTRVAYVKFMTTKLKKDVADVAAATADEAAEVAAAAATAAAFENERRQSWKRSSLKKLVDMKDKINVSVRSPSGLPALTQEPGDEEARSGAPASPEEATAATATSTGEELETVDEVRTSSSESAPTAVSAVDRPKVRVRSPIIEDPNEEREDTPSSFSPPPLPPPLGGDPIPERPVSPIPPNSPPLPRHAAAGPENGGDDPEPEPEPEPEPEVPAVPEVRVTATTTAGAEVALSPTGSTRSVKPPSPRSPSPAKEANRVKSPERATLSPDAGEPTPAPSPTNRGKSKSTGRNLGGWL